In Bradysia coprophila strain Holo2 unplaced genomic scaffold, BU_Bcop_v1 contig_350, whole genome shotgun sequence, a genomic segment contains:
- the LOC119080768 gene encoding uncharacterized protein LOC119080768: MNYHINSNLMEINKQWHIPRASLGGSTSSQSGSQISRSISSSVKYPGKHGGYKNRGYQSEGSDSIPDKERKKRKTAANCRKIRDIDKHPGGIGDETNDGVKRGSQSSQGSTESNHSSHSASSGSLLLTAANLEQLAQIHKKIPLTHHQFHTDDFNSEVQQQQHHRLYNANITSSSRLPNGMMHRINEDTTIIPISIDPNQIKTKDLDTISTASSTHFTVVNGMGGPQRVAKDGLCSRGHQITVLILTMSLMFLIGISAAVFMLEMRAKKMPH; this comes from the exons ATAAACAAGCAATGGCATATACCACGGGCATCATTAGGCGGTTCCACATCCAGTCAAAGTGGCAGTCAAATATCCAGATCAATATCGTCAAGCGTTAAGTATCCCGGCAAACATGGCGGATACAAAAACCGCGGCTATCAGAGTGAAGGAAGTGATTCCATTCCCGATAAGGAGCGAAAGAAACGTAAAACAGCAGCAAATTGTCGCAAAATTCGAGACATTGACAAACATCCAGGGGGCATTGGGGATGAAACAAACGATGGTGTGAAACGAGGCTCACAATCGTCGCAAGGATCGACTGAAAGTAATCATAGCTCACAT AGCGCTTCGTCCGGTTCGTTATTACTGACCGCTGCCAATTTGGAACAACTTGCTCAAATTCATAAGAAAATACCACTAACCCATCATCAATTTCATACCGACGACTTTAACTCGGAAgtacaacagcaacaacaccATCGATTGTACAATGCAAACATAACATCATCGTCACGATTACCAAATGGTATGATGCATCGAATCAATGAAGACACAACGATCATACCAATTAGTATCGATCCGAATCAAATCAAAACCAAAGATTTAGATACAATTTCAACGGCCAGTTCAACTCATTTTACGGTGGTAAATGGAATGGGCGGACCACAACGTGTCGCCAAGGATGGCTTATGCAGTCGAGGACATCAGATAACTGTACTGATATTAACGATGAGTTTGATGTTTTTGATTGGTATCTCGGCGGCAGTGTTTATGTTAGAAA TGCGTGCCAAGAAAATGCCACATTGA